ATATATCCCAAATGCGGTAATTAAGGGTACGGTAATCTCGGAGGTGGTGACCCCGCCCAGGTCAAATGCAAAGCCATGCATTTCTTTTGGGGCAAAAAACACCAGCACCACTACAAACGTATAGAGCAAGGTAATCAAGAGCCAAATATCCATACCATTGACGATTTTATAAGTACCCAACAAAATACCAAAACCAACGCCCACCGCGACCAAGATACGAATCAAGGTTACGTTTAAGCTGAGTTCCGAGTATTTATCCGCCTGTTTAATCACCGCCACCAACGCCGGTTCAGCCATGGTGGTGCCAAAGCCGACCAAAAAGGCAAACAAGAAAATAAAGAACAGACTGTTCATATCCACCAAGCTGCCGGCAATGGATTCACCGATTGGGAACAAGCCCAGCTTGATACCTAAAATAAAGCCATACAGACCGATAACCAAGAATACAAAGCCAATAACGACCCGCGAAAAATTTGGTAAACGTTTCCGCAAGACCAAAAATTGGAAGATAAAAATCGTTGCCAATATCGGTAGGATATTTAAGAAGGTATCAAAAATGCCCGCTAGAATTGCCATAGGTGCAAAGTCTGCCAGCGTATAAGCCGCTTCAACTGACTTTTCATAACCGACTCCGAGCATACTTAAATCGTCACCCAAAACAAAAATGCCATACAGCTGAATACTGATCATCGGCGTAATTGCAGCCAGCGCAACAAAGCCAAAACCATCACGCAACACACTGCGGCCACGAATGGATGAGGCAATACCTATACCTATAGCGACGATCAGCGGTACCGTGGCGACATTGGTTGCGACCCCACCGGAATCATAGGCTAGGCCAATGATTTCTTTGGGGGTAAAGGCGGTAATGACCAGAACAATAATGTAGCCGCTAATAATGATCTTGGACACCGACCAGCCAAACAACGCACGCAAAATACCAAAAGCGGTAATCGCACCGACGGACGACGCAATAATTAGCCGTAGCGTAAAGGCATCAATTGCACCTTGAGTAATTTCTTCCGCTTGCAGGGCGACCGCAATAATGGCGGGTTCGGCTATCGAGGCGGAAAACCCGATTGCAAAGCCAAATAACACAAACAGCACCACGGAGCGCTTTTGCAAAAACTCGTTAGACAGCGAGTTGCCTAACGGAAACACCCCCACCTCCAAGCCGACCAGGAAAAACGCCACCCCAATCACCACGATGGCAAAACCGATGGCAATCGAAATAAAGTTATCTGGAACCGTTTGAAAAACCAGTAATTGGAAGCCAATAATAATGATTAAAATTGGCAAAATATTGCGTGCCGACTCGATCAGTGCGTGTTGCAACTGTTTTAAAATTTCATTCATAACAAATTAGGCTTCAACCATCGCTAATAAATGATCACTTAAATCAGTCACACTCAACACCCCTTTTAACTCATTATTATCCGTGACAATCACGCGTTTGATATTGAGCTCGAGCATCATTTTTGCCGCATATTTGACATCAATTTCCGCCGACACTGAAAATGCCGGTTTACTGTAGACATCAAAGACATTTAGTAACTCTATATCACCATCTTCAACAAGAATCGGCTGTAAAACTTGCGAGTTGGTAACAATACCGTAGGCATCACTGGGCGAGCATTTTTCAACCACCAACGATTTCAGGTGATGCTTTTTCATCAGCTGCATCGCCTCTTTGAGACTCGCATGAGGTTTAATCGTCACCACATGGGTTTTCATCACATCCTTAACCAGTACTTTTGACATACTCATTACAAACGCTCCTCTTGTTCGATATTGGTTTCAAACTTACTCAACAATGCCTTGTCCAAGCCAACTATGTGGTCAATCGGGGCGGTAAACGCAAGGCCGTCATTATCCGGGTTTTCAAAATAGGGTTTTAAGGTACGCAAAACCTTGCGAGATAAGCCGTTTTCTAATACAAATAACAGCACCGAACGATTGCCTTCAAAGGTTAACGAAAAGAAGGATTTTTTCTCTTCAACACCACTGCCTTTTGCTTCAATAATCGTTGCGCCCTCAGCACCAGCCTCTTTTGCCATCTCTTTGACGACTGATTCATTTTCAGCGGACGTAATCACCACCAGCGCCACAAACTTCATAGATCACCCCTTCATAGTTTTTAATCTAGGTCATTGCTTTAATTTATTGATTTTATTTATTGATTCTAGCGTTTTTAACGCAAACCTTCAGAACAAAATTTACGTTCATGGATCACAGGGCACATGATACCAGCGTGCCTGCTGCTGACGCCATAAAACCGGCACCAGGCCTGGTTGCTGATTCAAAATAAATTCGATGGCTCCCGTACAAGCGGTATTCAGCGGTTTGGCCTCAGTATACTGCGCCACACGCGCCAGCACATCGGGATGCGGCATACCGAAACGATTGCGAAATCCGGCCGAAAAAATCAGCCAACCCGGATTAACCGCGGCTAAAAATTGCGGATCAGACGAATGATGCGAACCGTGATGCCCGGCTATTAAAATATCGGCTCGCACCTTTTCATCACCATGATACCTCACTAGTGCCCGTTCATGGGTCCGACCTAAATCGCCAGTGACCAATAGTACCTGGTCACCTGCTTGAACACGCAACACACACGAGGCATCATTATGATCCAATATTGGGAAATAACCTGGGGCTAAAATGTCAAACACCACCCCATCCCAATGCCAACTTTGCCCCACCTGACATAATTCAAAGTCCTGCTGATGATATTGTTGTGCTAAGCGTTCAGGCTCACCGGTCAAGCGCAGATCAAACGCATGTTTGCGGCGTAATGATTCAACACCACCGGCATGATCTAAATCGGCATGACTGATAATAATTCCCTGATAGGGTTTCACCGGCCTTTGCTGTAAAAACGGGACTATAACCCGCTCACCCGCATCTGTATTAATCCCAAAGCGAGGTCCGGCATCATAAATCATCCTATGATGCCGCGTATCAATAACCACCGCCTGTCCCTGGCCGACATCTAACACCGTTACCCGGGCCTGCCCTAGCGCTAGGGTTTCGAGTTTACTACCGTTATGATAATGCCATAGACTCGTGGCCAATACGCTGGTCAAAACCGCGCCAGCCAGTAACCAGCGTCCACGCCACCACCTGGCCTGCTGGTGACCACTCACCCATAAAAACATCACCGTATATAGGGCGACCACTTGCCATAAACCAGGTGCTGGTAAGGTCAACTCACTATGCGGCCAACGAGCCACCCCATGTAAACCCCACCAGAGTGCCAACCATAAATAATCAGCGAGTTGAATCAACCAACGAATGACATGATTGAATTGTGAATCACAACAGCCTAACCAAAAACTCAACTCGGCTAAAAAACCGGTGATCAGCACCAGTGGCAAGCCAATCAAACTGACAAAAGGCACCGCCACTAAATTGGCAATCACACTATAGGTTGGAAAGGCTTGATAAAACCACCACAAGCCCGGAATCAAGCCTAACGAAATAAACCATTGAATCGACCAGGCCTGGTACAAGCTATTTTTCAGACCAGTATAATAATGTGATCGTGTGCGCTGATAACCTAACCATAAAAAAATCATCGCCACCGCTAAAAACGACAACCAAAAACCGGGCGCTAACACACTGGCGGGTTGCCAAAGCACCATCAACCAAGCCGCCAGCAATAACAGCGGCCAGGGCTGGCGCTGACGGCGCATCAGCATAAACACCATCACCACCAGCACCATCAACCAAGCGCGTTGAGTGGGTAAGGTAAAGCCCGCCAAAATCGCATAGACGGTGGCAAAAATAACCCCCACCGGCACGGCTATCCAAACTCTGGGCCACAGCGACCACACGCCAAACAGCCTGACACCCAACCACCACAGCATCGCACCCACCCCATAACCCATCGCTGCCACCAACGCAAGGTGTAAACCAGAAATCGCCATCAAATGAATGGTGCCGGTCGCTCGCATTACCCGCCACTGATCTTCAGTAATCGCAGCGCGATCGGCCAAGAGCAAGCCTGAGTAAATCCCAGCAAACTCCGAATCACCCCAATGCGCCCTAACCCGCTGGGCTAATTCATGACGGTATCGATGCCACCCCCAGCTTACCCCCAAATCCCATTGAGCCGTTTGCCAAGCCGACTTGTCCATGCGAACTCGTGCCCGCCCGGCAAGATGTTGCTGTTTGACCCAAGACTCATAATCAAAACCACCCGGATTACTTAAACCTCTAAGGGGTTGTAGTTGCACCAGTAAACGATAGCGATGATTGGGTGATAAAGCGGGACAATCCCAACAACTTAATTGCACATAACGAGGTCGTAATCGATACTGCCAATACTCACCACCCCCTGACACCGACTCTATTTTTCGAACAGCAAACACCGCTTGCTGTTGACTGCGCCCAAAGCGTCGCTGTTCCGTTACTAGGCTAACAATTTGACCGGTGACATAAGCTTGATCACCCACGCCAGTTAAAGGCAAAGGTGCTGTCCATCGCTCAACTAACACCAAGACCAAACCACCCAGCGCTATGCCGATTAATGCTTGTCCAATACCTAGCCGCTCAAAACTCTGTGCTAAAATACCCAGCACTAAAATAACGGCAAAAAGCACCGGCGATGGTAGCTGTGGCAATTGAAACAACCATAGGGTAACGGCTATCCAGCCGAGGGCAAACCAAACAAACATGGCAAAAAAACTCTTTAAAAAATGGACACCCCATCCAGCTAAACTCCTAGAAAAGCCCGGTTTAGCCCGAATTGCGCATTGGTTACAAGAACCGAACTTGTGGCACTTAAATCGCAGCTCTGTCGCCAAAGCCTTTTTTATCGGGCCATTTTGGGCGGCCATGCCAATACCTTGGCAAATGGTGGTCGCCGCCATCAGTGCCATTAGTCTTAAGGCCAACTTAATGCTAAGTATTTTACTGGTATGGATAAGTAATCCTATCACGATGGGACCGATTTGGTATTTTAATTATTGGCTGGGATCGACTTTATTAGGTGAAGCGGCCAAAGAAAATCTAGCCTTTGAAATGAGCTGGAGCTGGATTAGCCATACCTTTGTGGCGATTTGGCAACCGCTGATGCTAGGTAGTTTGGTAGTGGGAGTGAGTGCAGGGATCTTCGGTTACTTACTAGTACAGCTGGTGTGGCAAATTCAGGTGCGATTGAGTTGGCGCTCTCGACAACGCCAACGGGTAGAACAAACCGAATACAAAAAGCCGCGCAATTAAGCGCAATTAAGCTGACTTAATCGCCGCTATCGCTCGACTTCTCATTCATGCGTTCCAGTGCCTGCATCAAACGGCCATTAAATGAGTCCGCCGGATATTGACCTTCCTGATCCAATTCACCGACCGCAAGGTTACTTAACACAGCCAGTCCCTCATCAACGTGCTCAATCGCGTAGATATGGAAAACGCCCTGATCAACCGCATCACGAACTTCCGCATTTAACATTAAATGGCGCACATTCGATTGCGGAATCACCACGCCCTGCTGACCCGTTAAGCCGCGCGCTTTACAAACCTTGAAGAAACCTTCAATTTTCTCGTTAATGCCGCCGACAGGTTGAATTTCACCAAACTGATTCACCGAGCCGGTTACCGCTAAATCTTGGCGCATCGGCACTTGCGCTATCGCCGATAGCAAGGCGTAAAGTTCAGGCGATGACGCACTATCGCCCTCAATACCGTCATAGGTTTGCTCAATAACAATCGAGGCACTAAAGCCAAGCGCGCGGTAACGCATATAACGCCCACGCACATAACCCGATAAGATCAGCATCCCTTTTGAGTGAATCGGCCCGGCCATTTCAATCTCACGCTCAATATCGACCACGCCTTCATCGCCCGCAGAGGCTTGCGCAGTAATCCGTACCGGCTGACCAAAAGACTGCCGACCGACGGTCATTACGGTTAAGCCGTTGACTTGACCAACGTGCGCATCCGTTAAAGAAATTAACACCTGCTGTTCAATAATCGCGCGATGATAGTAATCTTCCATCAACCCAGTATGAAATTCACGCTGAGCAATGGTGGCTTCAATGGTATCTCGGGTTACCAGCGATTCCCCTTTCGCCCGCGCAAAGGCATTCGCCTCGGCCAACACATCACGCAAGATCGCTTTGTTGGTATAGAGGCGGTTTTTGTCTTCGGCCAAACGCGACGCATATTCGGTTAAACGCTCGTACGCCGACACATCAACCGGTAAATCATCCCAGTTGGCGACTTCGCTGGCGAGTTGTTGCACTAAAGCCAATTCATGCTCCGGGGTGCGATCCAACTCAACCTCAAATTCAACCTGCACTTTAAACAAGCGACTAAATTGGGCATCAATTTCTTGTAAGGCATAAAAGTGTGCCGCCTGCCCCAACAGTACCAAGGTCACATTTAACGGAAAATCGGGAAGATGATAAGGCACCACACTATTGCTGGATGGCACATCAAAACTCAGCTGACGCGACATCAAAGCGGCTTTCAAACTCGACCAAATTTCAGGATCTTTTAAGATCGATTGCATACTCAACATTAAAAAACCGCCATTGGCTTTTTGCAGCAGGCCTGCTTGATGATTCATCGCCAAGCCCAGGGTGTCACCGCCCAATCCCTGATGTCCCGACTGAATGGCATAACCAAACAGTTTCGGTAAGCTGGCGTTTTGCTCATAAATCACCGGAGCGTGTTCCAGTCCACGATGATCAACCAACAAATTCACCCCAAATTGACTTAAGCCCTGCTGATCCAGCATCAACTCTTCTAAGGGCGAGGCACTGCCACCAGAACCACCATTATTTGCCGTGGTTACTTGATCGGCACTTTGGTCCCAAAATAAATGCAACTTGGCTAATACGGCCTGCGCCAAGTCATCCAAATAGTGACCCACCGTCTCATCGTCAAAACGGGATTTCAATTTGTCGATCAAGGGCATCACTTGCTCTTCAGCAACTTGGGTGTTAAGTTTTTTGCCCTCTTCCATAAATTCATGTTGAATCGTTGGAAAGCGAGTTAAACCTTCATTGAGTTGCGCTTCAACTAAATCTAATGCCTCGGTATAACGGGCTTGATCATCGGCAGACAGCGTTTTTAACTCCGCTAAACGCATTTTTTTGCCATCAACAATCGCGTGCAAAACAAAGTTATTTTCCGTTTGCAGAATATCAATACTCAGTTGCTCGGCCAGTTCGAACGCCGGACGCAAGACTTCCTCTTGCTGCGCGGCCATTTTTCGCTCCAATTGTTGCGAGCGCAGTTGATAACCATGACCATCAAACACCAACGGCAGTTGATGTTTCAGTTGCGCAATAAATTGCTCTATTGCTAGTTTAAATTCATGGCCTTTGCCAGCAGGAAAATACAGATAACGAGTTTTTGGCGGTTCTTTTAAATCCGCAACCAGAACCACATCATCCGGCATAGGTTTCGCGGCGGCAGCTTTATTTAGTAACGCCTTGGTCATACCGATTCGGCCAACCCCGGGTTCTCCCATAATAAAAATATGGTTATGATTGCGCTTCAAGTGCAAACCAAAGTTTAAGGATTGATAGGCACGTGGATGAAAACGCTGCATAAAAGCCTCGGCACCGGTTTCATTTTGTGCAAATGCCTGCGCATCAATCTGGGTTTGACGATATAGTTGGTCTACACGAAGTTTTTGCATGCGAAGAATGTCCACTCATTAAATAGGTGCGTATTGTATCAAACCCCTTTAGGTCTCAAACAAGTTTTGACCACACCATTACAACCGATCCAGTGGCCAAGGCTAACCGGCAATCAGCAGGCCTGGATCAAACGCGATGACCTTAATCACCCACGGATTCAAGGGAACAAGTGGCACAAGCTACGCCTTAATATGCTGGCGGCGCAACAAGCCGGTTGTGCCGGCTTGCTGACTTTTGGCGGCGCTCACTCGAATCACATTGCGGCCACGGCGGCAGCGGCTTACGACTATGGCATGGCGGCGACGGGCATCATTCGTGGTGATGAACTGAGCGACAATCAGCAGGCCTGGTCAGCCACCCTCAAAAATGCAGTGGCACTTGGCATGACCTTTGAGTTTGTCAGTCGTAG
This Thiomicrospira cyclica ALM1 DNA region includes the following protein-coding sequences:
- a CDS encoding DUF1538 domain-containing protein → MNEILKQLQHALIESARNILPILIIIIGFQLLVFQTVPDNFISIAIGFAIVVIGVAFFLVGLEVGVFPLGNSLSNEFLQKRSVVLFVLFGFAIGFSASIAEPAIIAVALQAEEITQGAIDAFTLRLIIASSVGAITAFGILRALFGWSVSKIIISGYIIVLVITAFTPKEIIGLAYDSGGVATNVATVPLIVAIGIGIASSIRGRSVLRDGFGFVALAAITPMISIQLYGIFVLGDDLSMLGVGYEKSVEAAYTLADFAPMAILAGIFDTFLNILPILATIFIFQFLVLRKRLPNFSRVVIGFVFLVIGLYGFILGIKLGLFPIGESIAGSLVDMNSLFFIFLFAFLVGFGTTMAEPALVAVIKQADKYSELSLNVTLIRILVAVGVGFGILLGTYKIVNGMDIWLLITLLYTFVVVLVFFAPKEMHGFAFDLGGVTTSEITVPLITAFGIYLATNIEGRNILMDGFGLIAFASVFPMITVLGYSIIAQKMSKRKSRNI
- a CDS encoding CBS domain-containing protein — translated: MSMSKVLVKDVMKTHVVTIKPHASLKEAMQLMKKHHLKSLVVEKCSPSDAYGIVTNSQVLQPILVEDGDIELLNVFDVYSKPAFSVSAEIDVKYAAKMMLELNIKRVIVTDNNELKGVLSVTDLSDHLLAMVEA
- a CDS encoding P-II family nitrogen regulator, with the translated sequence MKFVALVVITSAENESVVKEMAKEAGAEGATIIEAKGSGVEEKKSFFSLTFEGNRSVLLFVLENGLSRKVLRTLKPYFENPDNDGLAFTAPIDHIVGLDKALLSKFETNIEQEERL
- a CDS encoding DNA internalization-related competence protein ComEC/Rec2, with the protein product MFVWFALGWIAVTLWLFQLPQLPSPVLFAVILVLGILAQSFERLGIGQALIGIALGGLVLVLVERWTAPLPLTGVGDQAYVTGQIVSLVTEQRRFGRSQQQAVFAVRKIESVSGGGEYWQYRLRPRYVQLSCWDCPALSPNHRYRLLVQLQPLRGLSNPGGFDYESWVKQQHLAGRARVRMDKSAWQTAQWDLGVSWGWHRYRHELAQRVRAHWGDSEFAGIYSGLLLADRAAITEDQWRVMRATGTIHLMAISGLHLALVAAMGYGVGAMLWWLGVRLFGVWSLWPRVWIAVPVGVIFATVYAILAGFTLPTQRAWLMVLVVMVFMLMRRQRQPWPLLLLAAWLMVLWQPASVLAPGFWLSFLAVAMIFLWLGYQRTRSHYYTGLKNSLYQAWSIQWFISLGLIPGLWWFYQAFPTYSVIANLVAVPFVSLIGLPLVLITGFLAELSFWLGCCDSQFNHVIRWLIQLADYLWLALWWGLHGVARWPHSELTLPAPGLWQVVALYTVMFLWVSGHQQARWWRGRWLLAGAVLTSVLATSLWHYHNGSKLETLALGQARVTVLDVGQGQAVVIDTRHHRMIYDAGPRFGINTDAGERVIVPFLQQRPVKPYQGIIISHADLDHAGGVESLRRKHAFDLRLTGEPERLAQQYHQQDFELCQVGQSWHWDGVVFDILAPGYFPILDHNDASCVLRVQAGDQVLLVTGDLGRTHERALVRYHGDEKVRADILIAGHHGSHHSSDPQFLAAVNPGWLIFSAGFRNRFGMPHPDVLARVAQYTEAKPLNTACTGAIEFILNQQPGLVPVLWRQQQARWYHVPCDP
- a CDS encoding DUF2062 domain-containing protein is translated as MAKKLFKKWTPHPAKLLEKPGLARIAHWLQEPNLWHLNRSSVAKAFFIGPFWAAMPIPWQMVVAAISAISLKANLMLSILLVWISNPITMGPIWYFNYWLGSTLLGEAAKENLAFEMSWSWISHTFVAIWQPLMLGSLVVGVSAGIFGYLLVQLVWQIQVRLSWRSRQRQRVEQTEYKKPRN
- a CDS encoding Lon protease family protein translates to MQKLRVDQLYRQTQIDAQAFAQNETGAEAFMQRFHPRAYQSLNFGLHLKRNHNHIFIMGEPGVGRIGMTKALLNKAAAAKPMPDDVVLVADLKEPPKTRYLYFPAGKGHEFKLAIEQFIAQLKHQLPLVFDGHGYQLRSQQLERKMAAQQEEVLRPAFELAEQLSIDILQTENNFVLHAIVDGKKMRLAELKTLSADDQARYTEALDLVEAQLNEGLTRFPTIQHEFMEEGKKLNTQVAEEQVMPLIDKLKSRFDDETVGHYLDDLAQAVLAKLHLFWDQSADQVTTANNGGSGGSASPLEELMLDQQGLSQFGVNLLVDHRGLEHAPVIYEQNASLPKLFGYAIQSGHQGLGGDTLGLAMNHQAGLLQKANGGFLMLSMQSILKDPEIWSSLKAALMSRQLSFDVPSSNSVVPYHLPDFPLNVTLVLLGQAAHFYALQEIDAQFSRLFKVQVEFEVELDRTPEHELALVQQLASEVANWDDLPVDVSAYERLTEYASRLAEDKNRLYTNKAILRDVLAEANAFARAKGESLVTRDTIEATIAQREFHTGLMEDYYHRAIIEQQVLISLTDAHVGQVNGLTVMTVGRQSFGQPVRITAQASAGDEGVVDIEREIEMAGPIHSKGMLILSGYVRGRYMRYRALGFSASIVIEQTYDGIEGDSASSPELYALLSAIAQVPMRQDLAVTGSVNQFGEIQPVGGINEKIEGFFKVCKARGLTGQQGVVIPQSNVRHLMLNAEVRDAVDQGVFHIYAIEHVDEGLAVLSNLAVGELDQEGQYPADSFNGRLMQALERMNEKSSDSGD